One region of Mycobacterium riyadhense genomic DNA includes:
- the cobF gene encoding precorrin-6A synthase (deacetylating): MSRHIHVIGIGAGDPEYMTVQAIKALNNAQVFFAMDKGEAKSDLVALRRGICARFIEKPGYRFVELPDPPRSRDDDYRDAVSDWHAARARIWAKAMSDELGPDDVGAFLAWGDPSLYDSTLRILDAVAAKADISYDVIPGITAVQALTARHRIPLNDVGEPVLITTGRQLRAHGVSGSAVVMLDADCSFQTCPPDTRIWWGAYLGTDDELLISGTVGEVGPRIAALRAEARARHGWIMDTYLLRVPRAD; the protein is encoded by the coding sequence GTGAGTCGGCACATCCACGTCATCGGCATCGGCGCGGGGGACCCGGAGTACATGACCGTCCAGGCGATCAAGGCCCTCAACAACGCTCAGGTGTTCTTCGCGATGGACAAGGGGGAGGCGAAGAGCGACCTGGTGGCGCTGCGTCGGGGGATCTGCGCGCGGTTCATCGAAAAGCCCGGATACCGATTTGTCGAGCTGCCCGACCCACCGCGCTCGCGTGATGACGACTACCGCGACGCGGTGTCCGACTGGCACGCGGCGCGGGCCCGGATCTGGGCGAAGGCCATGTCCGACGAACTCGGACCCGATGATGTGGGCGCGTTTCTGGCCTGGGGTGACCCGTCGCTGTACGACAGCACGCTACGCATACTCGACGCCGTGGCAGCCAAGGCCGATATCAGCTACGACGTGATTCCGGGCATCACCGCGGTGCAAGCGCTGACCGCTCGACACCGCATCCCGCTCAACGACGTTGGCGAACCGGTTCTCATCACGACGGGCAGACAACTGCGCGCGCACGGAGTGTCTGGCTCAGCGGTGGTCATGCTCGACGCCGACTGCTCGTTTCAGACCTGCCCGCCGGACACTCGCATCTGGTGGGGCGCCTATCTAGGAACCGACGATGAGCTGCTGATTTCCGGCACGGTCGGGGAAGTCGGGCCTCGCATAGCGGCACTGCGCGCCGAGGCCAGAGCGCGCCACGGCTGGATCATGGACACCTACCTATTACGGGTGCCACGCGCTGATTAG
- a CDS encoding AurF N-oxygenase family protein codes for MTSTVKPSAPSREEFSERLLKGSVKKSYEPIVDIDWDAPLDPDKFYLPPKLVSLYGTPMWDEMTREQQIELSRQELVNTLSAGIWFENMLNQSLLRTILHEDPTSRSTHYKLTELGDETRHMVMFGKAIERIGAKPVRPRRFHRWIINALPLAFQRGSMLWVAALIGEEIFDSLQRQMMDDPELQPIIQRLMRIHVTEEARHIQFARDGARKRVAEMPRINRWFMANINGLGGYFFRYLFSNPIPYARTGLDPRRARATARNSPHRHEMQMAGFAPLAAFLTEVGLMGPIARSGWKRSKFL; via the coding sequence ATGACCTCTACGGTCAAGCCAAGCGCGCCGAGTCGTGAAGAATTCTCCGAGCGTCTGCTCAAAGGCTCGGTCAAGAAGTCCTACGAACCCATCGTCGACATCGACTGGGACGCCCCGCTCGACCCGGACAAGTTCTACCTACCGCCCAAGCTGGTGTCGCTGTACGGGACCCCGATGTGGGACGAGATGACCCGCGAACAGCAAATCGAGCTGTCCCGCCAGGAATTGGTCAACACGCTCTCGGCCGGGATCTGGTTCGAGAACATGCTCAACCAATCGTTGCTGCGCACCATCCTGCATGAAGACCCCACCAGCCGGTCGACACATTACAAGCTGACCGAGTTAGGCGACGAAACCCGCCACATGGTCATGTTCGGCAAGGCCATCGAACGCATCGGCGCCAAGCCGGTACGCCCGCGTCGCTTCCACCGGTGGATAATCAACGCGCTTCCGCTGGCGTTCCAGCGGGGCTCGATGCTGTGGGTGGCAGCCCTGATCGGCGAGGAGATCTTCGACTCGCTGCAACGGCAGATGATGGACGACCCGGAATTGCAACCAATTATCCAGCGGCTCATGCGAATTCACGTCACCGAAGAGGCCCGCCACATTCAGTTTGCTCGTGATGGCGCGCGCAAACGGGTGGCCGAAATGCCTCGGATCAACCGGTGGTTCATGGCCAACATCAACGGCCTCGGCGGGTATTTCTTCCGCTACCTGTTCAGCAATCCGATCCCGTACGCGCGCACGGGTCTGGATCCACGGCGGGCCCGCGCGACGGCTCGCAACAGCCCGCACCGTCACGAAATGCAGATGGCCGGATTCGCGCCGCTGGCAGCGTTTTTGACCGAAGTGGGCCTGATGGGACCGATCGCCCGCAGCGGCTGGAAACGCAGCAAGTTTCTGTGA
- a CDS encoding DUF4873 domain-containing protein, whose translation MYVPWIPDIPGVFAGESFHAAAWDPDFDPAGKQVAVIGTDAAVGHHIGRLLESARSVTAFAYPPRRFVTEVPLPTTRARRWLRRHVRHERPPAVHVAGSAIDALTSSGIRTSDGVEHCLDTIIYGTGYAVGDQTLVGAGGLTIRQAWTDGMEPFFGVAVHGFPNYFFITGPDIGAQGRYIVECIELMKRTGSARMEVRRSSQHVFNERAQLEPAEPHAVASAFDLSASTPEDSDTYDGAATLDIAGSRHFVRVRLTGHLDPIDGNYHWQGTVFDHLPQVKHARAATLSIGKYSAPARIIEETPWGTHSVAGVGTPPYARRGP comes from the coding sequence GTGTACGTCCCGTGGATACCGGATATCCCCGGCGTCTTCGCGGGCGAATCCTTTCACGCGGCGGCCTGGGACCCTGATTTCGATCCGGCCGGCAAGCAGGTTGCGGTGATCGGCACCGACGCCGCGGTCGGACACCACATCGGCCGGCTGCTCGAATCGGCAAGATCGGTAACCGCGTTCGCCTACCCACCACGTCGGTTTGTCACCGAAGTGCCGCTGCCGACGACGCGCGCCAGACGCTGGTTGCGCCGCCACGTGCGACATGAGCGGCCTCCGGCGGTCCATGTGGCGGGGTCGGCGATCGACGCGCTGACCTCCTCGGGTATCCGCACCAGCGATGGTGTCGAGCACTGCCTGGACACCATCATTTACGGCACCGGGTATGCGGTAGGCGACCAGACGCTGGTCGGCGCCGGCGGACTGACCATCCGACAGGCCTGGACCGACGGCATGGAGCCATTTTTCGGGGTGGCCGTTCACGGTTTTCCCAACTACTTCTTCATCACCGGGCCCGATATCGGTGCGCAGGGGCGCTACATCGTGGAGTGCATAGAGCTGATGAAACGCACCGGCAGCGCTCGCATGGAAGTGCGGCGCAGCAGCCAGCATGTGTTCAACGAGCGCGCCCAACTCGAACCCGCCGAGCCTCACGCAGTGGCATCCGCATTCGACCTGTCAGCCAGCACACCCGAGGACAGTGACACCTACGACGGCGCCGCGACGCTGGACATAGCCGGCAGCCGCCACTTCGTGCGCGTCCGGCTTACCGGTCACCTCGACCCCATCGACGGCAACTACCACTGGCAAGGCACGGTTTTCGATCACCTACCACAGGTCAAGCACGCGCGGGCCGCCACATTATCGATCGGCAAGTACAGCGCGCCCGCGCGCATCATCGAAGAAACGCCGTGGGGCACGCATTCGGTGGCCGGTGTGGGCACACCACCTTACGCGCGGCGCGGCCCCTGA
- a CDS encoding STAS domain-containing protein, translating into MSAVAKSPSSLAVAVRTEQSVVFLAAEGVLDANNSAELRDSVMNAMVDAPSAVIVDVTALQVPDDAAWSIFVSARWQADTRPEVPILLVCGGRAAREAITRSGTARFMPVYATEKSAIKSLGKLARRGFRHAQAQLPANLTSLRESRQLVREWLTNWSKPRLIPVALVVVNVFVENVLEHTGSDPLVRLECDGPTATIAVSDGSGAPAVRLPSPPKGIDVSGLAIVDALSRAWGSTPTASGKTVWAIIGPENQL; encoded by the coding sequence GTGAGCGCGGTAGCCAAGTCACCAAGCTCGTTAGCCGTTGCGGTTCGGACTGAGCAGTCGGTCGTCTTCCTGGCGGCCGAGGGTGTACTCGACGCAAACAACTCCGCGGAGCTTCGCGACAGCGTGATGAACGCGATGGTCGACGCACCGTCCGCCGTCATCGTCGACGTCACCGCACTTCAAGTCCCCGACGACGCCGCGTGGTCGATCTTCGTCAGCGCCCGCTGGCAGGCCGATACCCGGCCGGAGGTGCCGATCCTGCTGGTCTGCGGTGGTCGAGCCGCGCGCGAGGCAATCACCCGCAGCGGGACCGCCCGCTTCATGCCGGTGTATGCAACCGAGAAGTCGGCGATAAAGAGCCTCGGCAAGCTCGCGCGTCGCGGCTTCCGACATGCCCAGGCCCAACTACCCGCCAACCTGACCAGCCTTCGCGAGTCGCGCCAACTGGTCCGCGAGTGGCTCACCAACTGGTCGAAACCCAGGCTGATCCCGGTCGCTTTGGTGGTGGTCAACGTGTTCGTGGAAAACGTGCTGGAACACACCGGCAGCGATCCGTTGGTGCGACTCGAATGCGACGGTCCGACGGCAACGATCGCGGTTTCCGACGGCAGCGGAGCACCCGCGGTGCGGTTGCCGTCGCCCCCCAAGGGCATCGACGTATCCGGCCTGGCGATCGTTGACGCGTTGTCCCGCGCGTGGGGCAGCACTCCCACGGCGTCTGGCAAAACGGTCTGGGCCATCATCGGCCCCGAAAACCAGCTGTAA
- a CDS encoding LLM class flavin-dependent oxidoreductase translates to MRFSYAEAMTDPTFYIPLAKAAEAAGYDSMTIADSLAYPFESESKYPYTPDGDREFLDGKEIIEAIVLTAALGAVTTTLRFNLFVLKLPVRPPALVAKQVGSLAALIGNRVGLGVGTSPWPEDYELMGIPFAKRGKRIDECIEIVKGLTTGDYFEFHGEFYDIPRTKMTPAPSKPIPILVGGHADAALRRAARLDGWMHGGGSDPEELDRLIARVKRFRDEEGKTGPFEIHAISMDGYTVDGIKRLEDKGVTDVIVGFRIPYIKGPDTEPLEKKIRHLEKYANKVISRV, encoded by the coding sequence GTGCGGTTCAGCTACGCGGAGGCAATGACCGACCCGACGTTCTACATTCCGCTGGCCAAGGCGGCCGAGGCCGCCGGCTACGACAGCATGACGATCGCCGACAGTCTCGCCTATCCCTTTGAGTCCGAATCGAAGTACCCGTACACGCCGGACGGCGACCGCGAATTTCTCGACGGCAAGGAAATCATCGAGGCCATTGTCCTGACGGCGGCGTTGGGTGCGGTGACAACGACACTGCGGTTCAACTTGTTTGTTCTCAAGCTGCCCGTCCGGCCGCCGGCCCTGGTGGCCAAGCAGGTGGGCTCGCTGGCCGCGCTGATTGGCAACCGGGTAGGCCTTGGCGTTGGCACCAGTCCGTGGCCGGAGGACTACGAGTTGATGGGCATCCCATTCGCTAAGCGCGGCAAGCGGATTGACGAATGTATCGAGATTGTGAAGGGCCTCACCACCGGAGACTACTTCGAATTCCATGGCGAGTTCTACGACATCCCCAGGACGAAGATGACTCCGGCGCCGAGCAAGCCGATCCCGATACTGGTTGGCGGCCATGCCGATGCCGCACTGCGGCGCGCGGCGCGCCTGGACGGCTGGATGCACGGCGGTGGTAGCGACCCCGAGGAACTCGACCGACTCATCGCCCGGGTCAAGCGATTTCGCGACGAGGAGGGCAAGACCGGACCGTTCGAGATCCACGCGATCTCGATGGACGGCTACACCGTAGACGGCATCAAGCGGCTCGAGGACAAGGGCGTTACCGACGTCATCGTGGGCTTTCGGATTCCCTACATCAAGGGACCGGACACCGAGCCGCTGGAGAAGAAGATTCGTCACCTGGAGAAGTACGCCAACAAGGTGATCTCGAGAGTCTAA
- a CDS encoding WS/DGAT/MGAT family O-acyltransferase — MLFPMSAADAMFLFAETPKRPMHVGALALLSRPESADARYVRDTFAAALARNQVTSLWRRRPHRSLSSLGQWYWRTEAEVELDYHVQLCALPRRAGMAALWELVSQLHAGMLDRSRPLWQLHLIEGLPNGQYAMYIKTHHALADGVSAMRLLQRTVCADPDRREMPALWEVGEQARPSDPPAPSTPLGPLTLARAVLGTAGELAGMVPALADTAWRAARRRGGPLTLAAPHTPLNVPIDSARSFAGCTFPIERLRLVAKRADATINDVVLAMCAGALRSYLIAREALPVAPLTAMVPVSLRGADVVDVMRQVPGNKIGTLICSLATHLADPAERLSAVRTSMREGKAAIAGRSREQVIAMSALGAAPLALAMTLGHARGPLCPPNVTISNVPGPRGPLYWNGAHLDALYPMSIPVDGQALNITCTSTNDQIAFGLISCRRVVPAMSTLTDQLARELELLEDAIGPV; from the coding sequence ATGCTATTTCCCATGTCCGCCGCCGATGCGATGTTTCTTTTTGCTGAGACGCCGAAGCGGCCGATGCACGTGGGTGCGCTGGCGTTGCTGAGTCGCCCCGAGAGCGCCGACGCGCGCTACGTGCGCGATACGTTCGCCGCCGCGCTGGCGCGCAACCAAGTGACGTCGCTGTGGCGACGACGTCCGCATCGCTCCCTGAGCTCTCTCGGGCAATGGTATTGGCGCACCGAGGCCGAGGTCGAACTGGACTACCACGTCCAGCTCTGTGCATTGCCGCGGCGAGCCGGCATGGCCGCGCTGTGGGAGCTGGTGTCGCAATTGCACGCTGGGATGCTGGATCGCTCGCGCCCGCTTTGGCAGTTGCATCTGATCGAGGGCCTGCCCAACGGCCAGTACGCGATGTATATCAAGACCCACCATGCGCTAGCCGATGGAGTCTCAGCGATGCGGCTTCTACAACGGACCGTCTGTGCGGACCCAGATCGGCGTGAGATGCCCGCACTGTGGGAGGTGGGCGAACAGGCGCGACCGTCGGATCCGCCGGCCCCTTCGACCCCGTTGGGACCGCTGACGCTGGCCCGAGCGGTGCTTGGCACGGCCGGGGAGCTTGCGGGCATGGTTCCGGCGCTGGCAGACACCGCGTGGCGGGCAGCCCGCCGCCGCGGAGGTCCGCTCACGCTGGCAGCACCCCACACCCCGTTGAACGTGCCGATCGACAGTGCCCGGTCTTTCGCCGGCTGCACATTCCCGATCGAACGACTGAGATTGGTCGCGAAGCGTGCTGATGCCACCATCAACGACGTCGTGCTGGCCATGTGTGCCGGGGCGTTGCGCAGTTACCTGATCGCCCGCGAGGCGCTGCCGGTCGCGCCGCTGACGGCGATGGTGCCGGTCTCGCTGCGCGGCGCCGACGTTGTCGACGTGATGCGTCAGGTTCCCGGTAACAAGATCGGGACCTTGATATGTTCGCTGGCCACGCACCTGGCCGACCCCGCCGAGCGGCTGTCGGCCGTGCGGACCAGCATGCGAGAGGGTAAGGCCGCCATCGCCGGCCGCAGCCGGGAGCAGGTGATCGCGATGAGCGCGCTCGGCGCTGCCCCGCTCGCACTTGCGATGACGCTGGGACACGCTCGTGGGCCGCTGTGCCCGCCGAACGTGACGATCTCCAACGTGCCCGGTCCGCGTGGCCCGTTGTACTGGAACGGTGCCCACTTGGACGCGCTCTACCCGATGTCGATACCTGTCGATGGTCAGGCGTTGAACATCACCTGCACCAGCACCAATGACCAGATCGCCTTCGGCTTGATCAGCTGTCGCCGCGTCGTCCCCGCAATGAGCACGCTCACCGATCAGCTTGCTCGCGAACTCGAGCTGCTTGAAGACGCCATCGGACCGGTGTAG
- a CDS encoding GAF and ANTAR domain-containing protein — MTASHVRAIALQVAELARNLQEQQPTDDIDTTLGNLLDTAVKSVPGAEHAALTMGSRDGVRTVSATAGYPILLGKIQQRHKDMCGAATWEGQVIRIDDVTTEQRWPGYCRDVADETPIRSIMTIPLFVNRHNMGALNFYASRRHAFDAESVEMALIMATHAALAWSMLRHDQQFRSALASRDLIGQAKGMLMERFNVDAVRAFALLSQLSQNSNTAVVEIARRLIEAKHARR, encoded by the coding sequence ATGACAGCGAGTCACGTGCGCGCAATTGCTCTCCAGGTCGCCGAATTGGCGCGGAATCTCCAGGAGCAGCAGCCCACCGACGACATCGACACAACCCTCGGCAATCTACTTGACACCGCCGTAAAATCCGTGCCCGGTGCTGAGCATGCTGCACTCACGATGGGCAGCCGCGACGGGGTGCGGACGGTGTCGGCAACCGCCGGGTACCCGATCCTGCTAGGCAAAATTCAGCAACGCCACAAGGACATGTGCGGCGCCGCAACCTGGGAGGGACAGGTCATCCGCATCGACGACGTCACCACCGAACAGCGCTGGCCTGGCTATTGCCGCGACGTTGCCGACGAAACGCCGATCCGGTCGATCATGACGATCCCGTTGTTCGTCAACCGCCACAACATGGGTGCGCTCAACTTTTACGCCTCGCGACGTCACGCGTTCGACGCCGAATCGGTGGAGATGGCATTGATCATGGCCACTCATGCCGCACTGGCGTGGAGCATGCTGCGCCACGACCAGCAATTCCGCAGCGCACTCGCTTCCCGCGACCTCATCGGCCAGGCCAAGGGGATGCTGATGGAACGCTTCAATGTCGACGCCGTTCGCGCATTCGCGCTGCTCTCACAACTGTCGCAGAACTCGAATACAGCCGTTGTCGAGATCGCGCGCCGTCTCATCGAGGCGAAGCATGCGCGCCGATGA